From one Mangrovibacterium diazotrophicum genomic stretch:
- a CDS encoding 4Fe-4S dicluster domain-containing protein translates to MKEDKSRRSFLKNMALAAGSAIALSGCDMKALDHFLQKNFRTLSKAEVDEIITSLQLEYKNKYGKDFTVSAKPATDGILFGYALDLSRCIGCRKCVYACVEENNQSRGPQIHWIQVLQMEKEKGIDFADSDVHYNPEKVPEEGHFYLPVQCQQCRNPQCTTVCPVKATWQEPDGIVVVDYNWCIGCRYCMAACPYGARHFNWAEPSVPEDEMNTNVHYLGNRPRMKGVVEKCTFCIQRVREGRYPACVEVCPVGARKFGNLLDPESEIRYILENKRVLVLKQELNTQPKFYYFFGV, encoded by the coding sequence ATGAAAGAAGATAAATCCAGAAGGTCATTCCTGAAGAACATGGCGCTGGCTGCAGGTTCTGCCATCGCGCTTTCGGGATGCGACATGAAAGCACTTGACCACTTCTTACAGAAAAACTTCCGCACCCTATCCAAAGCTGAAGTGGACGAGATCATTACCAGCCTGCAGCTGGAGTATAAAAATAAATACGGTAAAGATTTCACGGTTTCGGCTAAGCCGGCAACCGACGGAATTCTGTTTGGCTATGCACTCGACCTGTCGCGCTGTATTGGTTGCCGGAAATGTGTTTACGCCTGCGTGGAGGAAAACAACCAGTCGCGCGGTCCGCAAATTCATTGGATACAGGTTCTTCAGATGGAAAAAGAAAAGGGAATTGATTTTGCCGATTCCGACGTTCACTACAATCCGGAAAAAGTTCCGGAAGAAGGTCATTTCTATTTGCCGGTTCAGTGTCAGCAATGCCGAAATCCACAGTGCACCACTGTTTGCCCGGTAAAAGCAACCTGGCAGGAACCCGACGGAATTGTGGTTGTCGATTACAACTGGTGCATTGGCTGTCGCTATTGCATGGCTGCTTGTCCTTACGGCGCAAGGCACTTCAACTGGGCCGAACCCTCGGTTCCCGAGGACGAGATGAATACCAACGTGCATTACCTGGGCAATCGTCCCCGCATGAAAGGGGTCGTCGAGAAATGCACCTTCTGCATCCAGCGGGTTCGTGAAGGCCGGTACCCGGCTTGTGTTGAAGTTTGCCCTGTTGGAGCACGGAAATTCGGGAACCTGCTCGATCCGGAAAGTGAGATCAGGTACATCCTCGAAAATAAACGGGTGCTGGTGCTGAAACAAGAACTAAATACACAACCGAAGTTTTACTATTTCTTTGGAGTATAA
- a CDS encoding HIT family protein — protein MPSPISECLYCQNNETLHNLMIKICDLEVSQLFLFKEQSYYGRCNVVYKDHGVEFHELSDEQRDAFMRDVAQVGKAIAGAFKPTKINYGAYADTLSHLHTHIVPKYKDGYGFGGVFEMNPQKKSLTDAEYAEVIAKIRAEL, from the coding sequence ATGCCCTCACCAATCTCAGAATGTCTGTACTGTCAGAACAACGAGACTTTACACAATCTAATGATCAAGATCTGCGATCTTGAAGTATCACAGCTGTTCCTGTTTAAAGAACAATCCTACTATGGCCGTTGTAATGTTGTTTACAAGGATCATGGTGTGGAATTTCACGAGCTAAGCGACGAACAACGCGATGCTTTTATGCGCGATGTTGCCCAGGTTGGAAAAGCGATCGCCGGTGCATTCAAACCAACAAAAATCAATTACGGTGCCTATGCCGATACCTTATCGCATTTGCACACGCACATCGTTCCGAAATACAAAGACGGATACGGTTTTGGTGGTGTGTTTGAAATGAACCCGCAAAAGAAAAGTTTGACAGATGCTGAATACGCAGAAGTAATTGCTAAAATCAGAGCTGAATTATAA
- a CDS encoding LemA family protein, with product MKKSWIILAVIAVVVIFIYSSFKGTYNTMVQKDEEVSASWAQVENVYQRRADLIPNLVNTVKGYATHEQETLEGVIEARSKATSVNLNADNLDAQSLQQFQQAQDGLSSALSRLMVVVERYPDLKANQNFLDLQAQLEGTENRITVERRKFNESAQGFNTYIRSFPKNIYANMFGFEKKAYFTAEQGAEKAPVVNFDE from the coding sequence ATGAAGAAATCTTGGATCATTTTAGCCGTCATTGCGGTTGTTGTTATTTTTATTTATTCGTCGTTTAAGGGCACCTACAACACGATGGTGCAAAAGGACGAAGAAGTTAGTGCCAGTTGGGCCCAGGTTGAGAACGTTTATCAACGTCGCGCCGATTTGATTCCGAACCTCGTAAATACAGTGAAAGGATATGCAACGCACGAACAGGAAACTTTGGAAGGTGTGATTGAAGCGCGTTCAAAAGCCACTTCTGTGAATTTGAATGCCGATAATCTGGATGCGCAATCGTTGCAACAATTCCAGCAGGCCCAGGATGGTTTGTCGTCAGCATTGAGCCGATTAATGGTCGTTGTTGAGCGTTACCCCGATTTGAAAGCCAACCAAAACTTCCTGGATTTACAGGCGCAACTGGAAGGAACAGAGAACCGGATCACGGTTGAGCGTCGGAAATTCAATGAGTCGGCTCAGGGATTCAACACCTATATCCGTTCATTCCCGAAAAATATTTACGCCAATATGTTTGGCTTCGAGAAGAAAGCTTATTTCACCGCGGAGCAAGGTGCTGAAAAAGCACCGGTTGTTAACTTCGACGAATAA
- a CDS encoding TPM domain-containing protein translates to MKQLLLIIALFFGFTSYAQDIPEKSDRLVNDYANVLSTGEENQLEGELENFARQTSTQIVIVTVPSLDGYDVSDYAFRLGEKWGVGQGDKDNGVVVVFKPKTADSRGEVFVAVGYGLEGIIPDATANRDIVNGEMIPRFRQGDIYGGLYAGTKVIMGLASKEFTAAEYHEKVSDGGGGAGIAGIIFFFVIIFFVSSIFRGRRRYYTGGSSLPFWLLMGGMMGSSNHRGSWGNFSGGSGGFGGGGGFGGFGGGGFGGGGAGGSW, encoded by the coding sequence ATGAAACAACTACTTTTAATAATAGCCCTTTTTTTTGGTTTTACTTCATACGCTCAGGATATTCCGGAAAAATCGGATCGCTTGGTCAATGACTATGCGAATGTGCTGAGTACAGGAGAGGAGAATCAGTTGGAGGGAGAGCTTGAAAATTTTGCCCGTCAAACTTCTACCCAGATTGTCATTGTAACGGTTCCTTCGTTGGATGGATACGATGTTTCGGATTACGCTTTTCGTTTGGGTGAAAAATGGGGTGTTGGTCAAGGCGACAAAGACAATGGCGTGGTGGTGGTGTTCAAACCAAAAACAGCCGATTCGCGTGGAGAAGTGTTTGTGGCCGTAGGCTACGGTTTGGAGGGCATAATTCCCGATGCTACCGCTAATCGCGATATTGTGAATGGCGAAATGATTCCGCGTTTCAGGCAAGGTGATATTTATGGTGGCCTGTATGCCGGTACAAAAGTCATCATGGGACTGGCTTCGAAGGAATTTACCGCGGCAGAGTATCACGAAAAGGTTAGCGATGGTGGTGGTGGTGCCGGCATAGCCGGGATCATTTTCTTTTTTGTCATCATCTTTTTCGTATCGTCAATTTTCCGAGGGCGTCGCCGGTATTACACCGGTGGCAGTAGCTTGCCATTCTGGTTGCTGATGGGCGGCATGATGGGCAGCAGTAATCATCGCGGAAGCTGGGGGAACTTCTCAGGCGGAAGCGGTGGTTTCGGTGGCGGCGGAGGCTTTGGTGGCTTCGGCGGCGGCGGTTTTGGCGGTGGCGGTGCCGGTGGAAGCTGGTAA
- a CDS encoding ATP-binding protein yields MKRNLKKLVCLVVFTFCALTNFSQTAKIDSLSALLPRAKGGELVNLYLELSKEYAFVDPSKIIYYANLALPITLENKNEEQECQCYLRLAAGHIFSGNFEEGRDFSQKGIDLALKIGDEEALVIGMNTMASYQMNLGNYSEALDLFLRSLLKAQDLGLDERVASIKLNIGTVLTTKGDRVTGLRYLLDALSYYEDHKDPKIEARIMNNIAVNYHYWKDYDRALEFYQKTLEIDKKLTDYIGQTIVMNNIGEIYKDKEEYDEAIPYYQEVIELADSIDMGDYYKAYGWIGLAEVYLRKEEYQQSNYYIGLALSIFEEIKMQEGIATANWLLAQISLNLNYLGQALRQINVCKEIASTCGIIDLEQEAYLIESKIRAKSGDYKGAYENLKHYTLITDTLYSQERTNSFSQARSEMDMTQKQNEIELLQKDNQIKDLRIRKQKSNTLILSVGVMSLFIVFLIMLSYIKSRKRANDLLTEKNRKIGLQHKELLKVNETKDKFMSIIGHDLRNPIGAFKDVIGQLSDFPEMFTDELRQQIINELRDEAESTYFLLDNLLSWAKSQKDAVSYKPERLDIPALVKNNIQLNFRASESKLIRVTSDLQGDLQVYADHNMVNLIFRNLISNAIKFTENGGLVQIIGKEQGDKILISIKDTGVGIEEADVPKIFNPNAHVSTYGTNHEKGSGLGLLLCKEFVETNGGTIRVESKKGQGTTFSFTLKKYSDTI; encoded by the coding sequence TTGAAAAGAAACCTCAAAAAACTGGTTTGCCTTGTCGTTTTTACATTTTGTGCGCTTACAAACTTCAGCCAAACGGCAAAAATAGATAGTCTTTCAGCGTTGTTACCCCGTGCTAAGGGTGGCGAGTTGGTAAATCTGTATCTGGAACTATCTAAAGAATATGCCTTTGTCGATCCCTCAAAAATCATTTATTATGCCAATTTGGCGCTTCCGATTACTTTGGAGAACAAAAACGAGGAGCAAGAGTGTCAATGTTATTTGCGGTTGGCAGCCGGGCATATTTTCTCAGGAAATTTTGAGGAAGGTCGAGACTTTTCACAAAAGGGAATCGATCTTGCATTGAAGATTGGAGATGAGGAAGCGTTGGTGATTGGGATGAATACCATGGCGTCCTATCAGATGAACCTGGGGAATTATTCTGAAGCACTTGATTTGTTTCTTCGTTCACTTCTAAAAGCCCAGGATCTTGGATTGGATGAGCGGGTTGCTTCTATCAAATTAAACATTGGAACGGTACTGACAACGAAGGGTGACCGTGTTACAGGCTTGCGCTATCTGCTCGATGCTTTGAGTTATTACGAGGATCATAAAGATCCGAAGATCGAAGCGCGTATCATGAATAATATTGCCGTAAACTACCACTACTGGAAGGATTACGACCGGGCTCTCGAATTTTACCAGAAGACACTCGAGATTGATAAAAAGTTGACAGACTACATCGGTCAAACAATTGTGATGAACAATATCGGGGAGATCTATAAGGATAAAGAAGAATACGATGAAGCTATTCCTTACTACCAGGAAGTAATTGAACTTGCCGACAGTATTGACATGGGTGATTATTACAAAGCCTACGGTTGGATTGGTTTGGCGGAGGTGTACCTGCGGAAAGAAGAATACCAGCAGTCGAATTACTATATCGGCTTGGCGTTGTCGATATTTGAAGAGATTAAAATGCAGGAAGGCATTGCCACAGCCAATTGGTTGTTGGCTCAGATTAGTCTGAATCTGAATTATCTTGGTCAGGCGCTACGGCAAATCAATGTTTGTAAGGAAATTGCCAGCACCTGTGGCATCATCGATCTTGAGCAGGAAGCCTATTTGATAGAGTCGAAAATTCGGGCCAAGTCGGGCGATTATAAAGGTGCCTACGAGAATTTGAAGCACTACACACTGATTACCGATACACTTTACAGCCAGGAACGAACCAACAGTTTCTCGCAGGCCCGTTCGGAAATGGATATGACGCAAAAGCAGAATGAGATTGAGCTTTTGCAAAAGGATAACCAGATTAAGGATCTACGCATTCGGAAGCAAAAGTCAAATACATTGATTCTCTCGGTTGGTGTGATGTCGCTCTTTATCGTTTTCCTGATCATGTTGAGCTACATAAAATCGCGGAAAAGGGCAAACGACCTTTTGACTGAGAAAAACCGGAAAATTGGCCTTCAGCATAAAGAGCTTCTGAAGGTTAATGAAACGAAAGACAAGTTCATGTCGATCATTGGACATGACCTGCGAAACCCGATTGGTGCTTTCAAGGATGTGATTGGGCAATTATCTGATTTCCCCGAAATGTTTACCGACGAGCTGCGTCAGCAAATCATCAACGAATTACGAGACGAGGCCGAAAGTACCTATTTCCTGCTCGACAACCTTTTGTCGTGGGCCAAGAGTCAGAAGGATGCTGTTAGTTACAAGCCCGAACGACTGGACATTCCTGCCCTTGTGAAAAATAATATTCAACTCAATTTCAGGGCTTCCGAGAGTAAACTGATTCGGGTAACAAGTGATCTGCAGGGAGATTTGCAGGTTTATGCTGACCATAACATGGTCAACCTGATCTTCCGTAACCTGATTTCAAACGCCATCAAATTCACCGAAAATGGAGGTTTGGTGCAAATAATCGGGAAGGAGCAGGGCGATAAAATCCTGATTTCGATTAAAGATACAGGCGTTGGAATCGAAGAAGCCGATGTGCCGAAAATTTTCAACCCCAATGCGCACGTATCGACCTACGGTACCAATCACGAAAAAGGCTCCGGACTTGGTTTGTTGCTTTGTAAGGAGTTTGTTGAAACCAATGGAGGAACAATCCGGGTTGAATCGAAAAAAGGCCAGGGAACGACCTTCTCATTTACGCTTAAAAAGTACAGCGATACCATTTAG
- the porV gene encoding type IX secretion system outer membrane channel protein PorV — protein MKKMRSQFFLTALAVLFLLFSGKSFGQSSTSGANVVSTAVPFLTIAPDSRAGAMGDAGVATSPDMNSQHWNPAKYAFIESDLGVALSYSPWLRNLVDDINLAYLSAFKRIDEQQVVSASLRYFSLGGITFRNEYGELQGQQNPNEFAFDVAYSRLLSEKFSGSVALRYIRSDLTGGMPVGGVESHAGNSFAADIAFYYRDEMRHNRKNSVFSAGVNISNIGSKISYTDGETKDFIPANLRLGTSYEMELDDYNSLNFALDLNKLLVPTPDTESLTDENGVIVGGGFSEDKSVIGGIISSFSDAPGGFKEELQEITVSLGVEYWYQKQFALRAGYFHENENKGNRKYFTAGAGFKLNVFTLDFSYLFPTQRNHPLENTLRFSLAFDFDQLSSKRR, from the coding sequence ATGAAAAAAATGAGAAGCCAATTCTTTTTGACCGCGCTTGCCGTGTTGTTTCTATTGTTTTCCGGTAAGTCGTTTGGTCAAAGTTCCACTTCTGGTGCGAATGTTGTTTCAACAGCTGTCCCTTTCTTGACGATAGCGCCCGACTCTCGGGCAGGAGCGATGGGGGATGCCGGTGTGGCAACTTCTCCCGATATGAACTCGCAACACTGGAACCCCGCAAAATATGCCTTTATCGAAAGCGACCTTGGTGTTGCACTGTCTTATTCGCCTTGGTTGCGCAACTTGGTTGACGATATCAACCTGGCCTATTTGTCAGCGTTCAAACGCATCGATGAGCAACAGGTCGTAAGTGCTTCTCTTCGTTATTTTTCGTTGGGAGGGATTACGTTCCGAAACGAATACGGTGAGTTGCAGGGACAACAAAATCCGAACGAGTTTGCCTTCGATGTGGCTTACTCTCGTTTGTTATCCGAAAAATTTTCAGGATCTGTGGCATTACGTTACATCCGTTCCGATTTGACCGGAGGGATGCCAGTGGGAGGAGTTGAATCACATGCCGGTAATTCGTTTGCTGCGGACATCGCTTTTTACTATCGCGATGAGATGCGTCATAACCGCAAAAACTCGGTGTTTTCAGCCGGGGTAAATATTTCAAACATCGGTAGCAAAATTTCCTATACCGATGGTGAAACCAAGGATTTCATTCCGGCAAACCTGCGTTTGGGTACGTCCTACGAAATGGAGCTGGACGATTATAACTCGCTGAATTTTGCATTGGACCTGAACAAACTTTTGGTGCCGACTCCGGATACCGAAAGTTTAACCGATGAAAACGGTGTGATTGTTGGCGGGGGTTTTAGCGAAGACAAGTCAGTTATCGGAGGTATCATCAGTTCATTCTCCGATGCTCCGGGCGGTTTCAAAGAAGAATTGCAGGAAATCACCGTTTCGTTGGGGGTTGAATATTGGTATCAAAAGCAATTTGCGCTTCGTGCCGGATATTTCCACGAAAATGAAAATAAGGGTAACCGAAAATATTTCACGGCTGGTGCCGGTTTCAAATTGAACGTGTTTACCCTCGACTTCTCTTATTTATTCCCAACACAACGGAACCATCCATTGGAAAACACCTTGCGTTTTTCATTGGCCTTTGATTTCGACCAGTTAAGCAGTAAAAGAAGATGA
- the dsrP gene encoding sulfate reduction electron transfer complex DsrMKJOP subunit DsrP — translation MKLTQFPRSILPILSRGNRGYYAWLLFLLLIMVWGAGGYAKQLNHGLVTTNMRDSVSWAFYIGNFTFLVGIAAAAVMLVIPAYIYNWKPIKEIVIFGELLAICAVVMSIGFIVVDIGNPLRFWHMLPGIGTMNFPSSMLSWDFFVLLTYLCINLVVVIHLLHRIFIKKDYNKKLVLTLVFVSIPMAVAIHTVTAFLYNAIPARPFWNSALLAPRFLASAFCSGPAILLILFQLLRKFTRFEIKDEAIWTIAELMVYAMFIYLFFSVAELFKEFYSGTEHLLYWQYLLFGIGDNKELVPYSWASIIMGCIAFVLFLVPKTRKNFTTLNIGAVLIYASVYVEKGIALIIPGFTPDVLGQIYVYTPSMIEIRTAALIFSVGFLVFTFLVKIAIAIIFEDYRVEEPMPEQQQTLEKA, via the coding sequence ATGAAACTGACACAATTTCCACGAAGCATCCTACCAATTCTTTCCCGGGGAAATCGCGGCTATTACGCGTGGCTACTTTTTTTATTGCTGATTATGGTCTGGGGTGCCGGAGGCTATGCCAAACAACTCAATCATGGCCTCGTAACTACCAACATGCGCGATTCGGTTTCATGGGCGTTCTATATCGGCAACTTCACCTTCCTGGTCGGGATTGCTGCTGCGGCCGTGATGCTGGTCATTCCGGCCTACATTTACAATTGGAAGCCAATCAAAGAGATTGTCATATTCGGCGAACTGCTGGCTATTTGTGCCGTTGTGATGAGCATTGGATTTATCGTTGTCGACATTGGCAATCCGCTCCGCTTCTGGCACATGCTCCCGGGAATCGGCACCATGAACTTTCCATCCTCCATGCTATCGTGGGATTTCTTTGTTTTGCTCACCTACCTCTGCATAAACCTGGTGGTGGTCATCCACTTGTTGCACCGAATTTTCATCAAAAAGGATTACAACAAGAAACTCGTTCTGACCTTGGTTTTCGTCAGCATACCGATGGCAGTGGCCATTCATACGGTAACAGCATTCCTTTACAATGCCATTCCCGCCCGACCATTTTGGAACAGCGCGCTGCTTGCACCAAGATTCCTGGCTTCTGCATTCTGTTCCGGACCGGCAATCCTCCTCATCTTATTCCAACTGCTTCGCAAGTTTACCCGTTTCGAGATCAAGGATGAAGCCATTTGGACCATCGCCGAGCTGATGGTCTACGCGATGTTTATCTATCTTTTCTTCTCGGTGGCCGAACTATTCAAAGAGTTTTACAGCGGAACCGAGCATCTTCTTTACTGGCAGTATTTGCTGTTTGGAATTGGCGACAACAAGGAGCTCGTGCCTTACAGCTGGGCTTCCATTATTATGGGCTGCATCGCTTTTGTTCTTTTTCTTGTGCCGAAAACACGAAAGAACTTCACAACACTCAACATTGGTGCTGTTCTGATCTATGCCAGTGTTTACGTAGAAAAAGGAATTGCCCTGATCATCCCCGGGTTCACCCCCGACGTACTCGGGCAAATCTACGTGTATACACCATCGATGATCGAAATCAGAACAGCGGCGCTGATCTTCTCGGTAGGCTTCCTGGTATTCACCTTCCTTGTCAAAATCGCTATCGCCATCATATTCGAGGATTACCGAGTTGAAGAACCAATGCCCGAGCAGCAACAAACACTGGAAAAAGCCTGA
- the ispF gene encoding 2-C-methyl-D-erythritol 2,4-cyclodiphosphate synthase, producing the protein MIIRVGLGYDVHSLAEGETLWLGGILVPHSKGTVAHSDGDVLIHAICDALLGAAKLRDIGYHFPDTSSDFKNVDSKILLKKCQELIAEKGYEIGNIDATIAAQQPKLKDFIPLMEAKMAEVLGIDEDCVSVKATTTERLGFEGRQEGISAYASVLIQK; encoded by the coding sequence ATGATTATACGCGTAGGACTTGGCTATGATGTTCATAGCCTGGCAGAGGGAGAGACATTGTGGCTGGGAGGAATCCTTGTTCCGCACAGCAAAGGAACAGTTGCGCATTCGGATGGTGACGTTCTGATTCATGCAATCTGTGATGCGCTATTGGGAGCGGCAAAACTTCGGGATATTGGTTACCATTTCCCGGATACGTCTTCGGACTTTAAAAATGTAGATAGTAAGATTTTACTCAAAAAATGCCAGGAACTCATTGCCGAAAAGGGCTACGAAATTGGCAATATTGATGCGACAATCGCTGCGCAGCAACCAAAGTTGAAGGATTTTATTCCGTTGATGGAAGCCAAAATGGCAGAGGTGCTGGGTATCGACGAGGATTGTGTCTCGGTAAAAGCAACAACCACAGAACGGTTGGGATTCGAAGGGCGCCAGGAAGGAATTTCTGCTTACGCCTCGGTGTTGATTCAAAAATAA
- a CDS encoding thioredoxin family protein — protein METFIGTLDDFAGFLTREQAVIVYFSTDECQVCKVLKPKIVELICGSFPEMKLLYVPMNSNPEIAGQYRIFAVPTIVVYFEGREFMRKSRSFGLDELKNEISRPYKLMFS, from the coding sequence ATGGAGACTTTCATCGGTACACTGGACGATTTTGCCGGGTTTCTGACCCGTGAGCAAGCCGTTATCGTGTATTTTTCAACCGATGAGTGCCAGGTCTGCAAAGTATTAAAACCCAAAATAGTTGAACTGATATGCGGCAGTTTTCCGGAGATGAAACTGCTGTATGTGCCTATGAACAGTAATCCGGAGATTGCTGGTCAGTATCGAATTTTTGCTGTTCCTACGATCGTTGTGTATTTCGAGGGGCGTGAATTCATGAGGAAGAGCAGAAGTTTTGGATTGGATGAATTAAAAAATGAGATTTCCCGTCCATATAAACTGATGTTTTCTTGA
- a CDS encoding CoA-binding protein, translating into MKKTLVIGASEKPERYSYKAIKALRQHGHEVVALAPRPGKVADVDFSTDPVDFQGIDTVTLYVGPQNQAGYMDYVEKLQPKRVIFNPGTENDAFAERLEQAGIQSEIACTLVLLSIGQY; encoded by the coding sequence ATGAAAAAGACATTAGTAATAGGCGCCAGCGAAAAGCCGGAACGCTATTCATACAAAGCAATTAAAGCACTTCGCCAACATGGACACGAGGTTGTGGCTTTGGCGCCAAGGCCAGGTAAAGTTGCCGATGTGGACTTTAGTACCGACCCTGTCGATTTTCAGGGAATTGATACCGTGACCCTTTACGTGGGGCCACAAAACCAAGCAGGCTATATGGATTACGTGGAGAAGCTTCAGCCGAAGCGGGTCATTTTTAACCCGGGCACGGAGAACGATGCGTTTGCGGAGCGTCTGGAGCAAGCAGGTATTCAATCAGAAATAGCCTGTACGTTGGTATTGTTAAGTATTGGCCAGTACTAA
- a CDS encoding TPM domain-containing protein, with amino-acid sequence MAVVDFFTEQEKKQITDAIKAAELKTSGEIRVHVEGRCKEDVLDCAAHWFEQLKMHKTAARNGVLFYLAVTDRKFAILGDAGINAKVPDNFWESTKDLMLSHFKKGRFADGLSEGILMAGKQLKEHFPYQKDDVNELSDDISFGKK; translated from the coding sequence ATGGCAGTAGTCGATTTTTTTACAGAACAGGAAAAGAAACAGATCACAGATGCGATTAAAGCAGCGGAATTGAAAACCTCGGGCGAGATCCGGGTGCATGTTGAAGGTCGCTGTAAGGAGGATGTCCTCGATTGTGCAGCCCATTGGTTCGAGCAACTTAAAATGCACAAAACGGCGGCACGAAATGGCGTTCTGTTTTACCTGGCCGTTACCGATCGCAAGTTTGCGATTTTGGGAGATGCCGGTATCAACGCCAAAGTTCCCGATAATTTTTGGGAGTCAACGAAGGATTTGATGCTATCGCATTTTAAAAAAGGACGTTTTGCCGATGGCTTGTCCGAAGGAATATTAATGGCCGGGAAACAGCTGAAAGAACATTTCCCTTACCAGAAAGATGATGTGAACGAACTTTCGGATGATATTTCGTTCGGGAAAAAATAA